ATAGTCGTTCCCGTGCTCCACGATCGTCGCGCCGTTCGCGCGCATCGCCGCGACCTTCAGCGGGTTCGCGCCATGCGGCACGACGATGGTCACGGGAACACCGAACACTCCGCCGGCGTACGCGAGCGACTGCCCGTGGTTGCCGGTCGACGCGCCGATCACCCCGGCCTTGGCCGTCGGATCGCGACCGATGAGGTTCAGGCCGCCGCGCACCTTGAATGCCGCGGTCGGGAGAAGACTCTCGCATTTGAGCCACACTTCGAGGCCGAGCGTGCTGCTCACCGCGTCCCGGCGGATCAGCGGTGTTGGCGCCAGATACGCCGCGAGGAAGTCGCGCGCCGCGAGCACGTCGGCGAAGGACGGCTCGCCCGTCCAGGCGGACGCGCTCGTCTTGGACATCGCGCTCGTCATGCCAGCCGCGTCCGCCAGAGCGCGTAGGACAGCGCGAGGAGCCAGGCGCCGAGGAGAGCGCGGAGCGGCAGCCACGCGACGGCCATGTCGACACCGAGCGGGGCGAGCGCGAGCACCAGCGCGAACTCGCCGACCGCGAGACCCAGAGTCACCGCGCCTAGCCAGCGCGGCAGCACGCCGGTCTCCCACCACATCTTCCCGATCGTCCACCACCAGATCGCGCGCACGAACAGCGCCGCGACCGCGAGCTCCGGGGCGGCGGACGCGCTGATGCCGACGAGGGCCACCGCAGTGCCCGCGATCGTGCCGAGCATCGCCCCGCTCTGACGCACCGCCAGGTGCCGCACATGCAGCACCGCGATCACCGGGAGCATCAATCCGTACGCGATGGACGTCAGCAAGAAGAACCACGCTGGATAGAAGCCCGGGCTGAACGCGACGGCGGCGATGTGCGCGACGCCTGCGATAGCCGCCCACCCCGCGGCCTTCCACGTCGCTTCGAGCTCGTGAGCGTCTAAGGCTTGCGTTTCCCGTTCTCGTCGTATTCGTAGAAGCCCTTGCCCGTCTTCACGCCGAGATGGCCAGCGAGGACCATGCGCTTGAGTAGCGGCGGCGGCGCCCACGCGGGATCGCGGAACTCGTCGAAGAACGTGTTCGCGACGTGCAGGTTGATGTCGAGGCCCGTGTAGTCGATGAGCTCGAAGGGCCCCATCGGATGCCGCAGGCCGAGCTTCACGGCTTTGTCGATGTCCTCGGCCGTCGCAACGCCCTGCTCGAGCGCGCGGATCGCCTCGAGCATGATCGGGATCATCAGCCGGTTCACGATGAAGCCCGGCGTGTCCTTGCAGACCACCGGCGTGTGACCGAGACGCGTCACGAACGCGCGCAGCGTCTCGACCGTCGCATCGCTCGTCGTGATCGCCTTCACGACCTCGACCAGCTGCATGACGACCGGCGGATTGAAGAAATGCAGCCCCGCGAACCGGTCAGGCCGTTTCGTAGCGGCCGCGATCTCGATGATCGTGAGACTGGATGTGTTCGACGCGAAGATGGTCGACGGTGGGCACACACGGTCGAGCTGCTCGAAGACCTCCTTCTTCGCGTCCATGACCTCGATCACCGCTTCGATGACGAGATCCCGGTCCTTGAAGTCCGCCAGGGCCGTCGTGCCTTTGATGCGACCGCGCACCTTCTTCGCGTCGTCCTCGGTGATCTTGCCGGACTTCACGACGCGGGCAAGCGATCCGTCGATGCGCGAGAAGCCCTTCTCGATGAACTTCTGATCGATCTCGCGGGCCAGCACGTCGAGACCGGCCATAGCGCACACCTGCGCGATGCCGGAGCCCATCTGTCCGAAACCGACGATCCCGACGCGCTCGATGGCCATGGCGTGCGCAGCATACCGAGATGCTCGATACCATCGGGACGGATGCCTCCCTTCCGTGGGCCCGACGCTGTCGACATCTCCCTCACCGTGAACGGTCAGGGTGCGACCGCGCATCTAGCGCCACAGCGCTCGCTGCTCGAGCTGCTGCGCGGCTCGCTCGGCCTCACCGGGACGAAGCTCGTGTGCAACGCCGGCGACTGCGGAGCGTGCACGGTCCTGGTGGAAGACCGTCCCGTGTACTCGTGCATCACGCTCGCGGTGGCGTGTGAAGGCAAGCGCGTCGAAACGATCGAGGGCATCTCGAAGGACGGCGCGCTCCATCCGGTGCAGGAAGCCTTCATCGAACACGATGCGTACCAATGCGGGTTCTGCACGCCCGGGCAGGTCATGTCCATCGTCTCGCTGCTGCGCACGACGGCCAAGCCCACCGAGGACGACGTGCGGCGCGCCGTCGCCGGCAACCTCTGCCGCTGCGGCGCTTACGTGAACATCGTGAAGGCCGGCATGTCGGCCGCCAGGCGGAGCAAGTAGTGGCCGGTCTCAGGGTCGTCAAGAGCCGCGACGAGTTCGAGGGCGAGATCTTCGAGTCGCTCTCGATCATCCAGGGAAGCGATCTCCCGCCACACGCCGCGGCCGCCGAGTTCGACGAGATCGGAAAGTCGCGGAGGCGCATCGATGGTGTCCAGCGCGTCACCGGTCGCGCGACCTACACGCATGACGTCACGCTGCCGGGGATGCTCCACGCGCGCGTGCTTCGCAGTCCGTATCCGCGAGCCCGCGTTCTCGCGATCGACACGAAGAAGGCCGAGGCACTGCCCGGCGTCCGAGGGGTCCTGCATCGGTTCAACTCGCCGAAGGCGGCGTTCCGCGGCGAGGAGACGATCTTCCGCGAAGAGGTCCGTTTCATCGGTGACGAGGTGGCCGCGGTCGCGGCCGACAGCGTGCAGACCGCCGTGAAGGCGCTCGCCCTCATCGAGGTCGAGTACGAGCTGCTGCCGCACGTCACGGATCTCGAGGAGGCGATCACCGACGGCGCGCCGAAGCTCGAGGAGGGCGGCAACGTATTCGAGGCGGGTTCGCTGAAGCGCGGCGAGGCGCGGCCGGCCTTCAAGAACGCCGATGCCGTCGTCGAGGGGACGTACCGGACCTCGACGCAGATGCACAACTCGCTCGAGTCGCACGGCGCGGTCGCGCACTGGGACGGCGAGATCCTTACCGTGTGGGAGTCCACGCAGCACGTGTTCGGCGTGCGTGAAGGCCTTCGCGCCGCGCTGCTTCTCCCGCTCTCTCGGATCCGCGTCGTCTGCGACTACATGGGCGGCGGCTTTGGCTCGAAGGGTGGCGTGGGGAAGTACTCGATCATCGCGTCGCTCTTCGCGAAGCAGCTTGGCCGGCCGGTCCGCTGCGTGCTCACGCGCCACGAGGAGAACCTCGCCGCCGGCAACCGCTCGGCGACCCTGCAGAAGGTGAAGATCGCCGGCAAGGACGGGCGGATCACCGCGATCGAGCACATCTCGTGGTCGAATGCAGGGCAGGGGCGCTGGGTCGCGAACCCGACCGGGCCGACGAACACCCTGTATGACTTCGCGAACCTCACGACGAAGTCGTACCGCGTCGTCACGAACGCCGGATCGCTCTCCGCGTTCCGCGCGCCCGGCTATGTCGAGGGCACGTTCGCGCTCGAGGGTGCGATCGACGAGCTTGCCGAGCGCATGGGTGTCGATCCACTCACGCTGCGCCGCCGTCACGCCGCGGCGCAGAAGGATCCCCGCACGACGAAGACGTACTCGCTCAAGCGGCTGCTCGAGTGCTACACGATCGGTGCGCGCGAGATCGGCTGGAGCAAGCGGCGCGCGGGCGGCACGCGCGGCTCCGCGCCGCATCGCCGGCGCGGCATCGGCATGGGAACGCAGATCTGGGG
The genomic region above belongs to Candidatus Limnocylindria bacterium and contains:
- a CDS encoding pyridoxal-phosphate dependent enzyme, whose product is MTSAMSKTSASAWTGEPSFADVLAARDFLAAYLAPTPLIRRDAVSSTLGLEVWLKCESLLPTAAFKVRGGLNLIGRDPTAKAGVIGASTGNHGQSLAYAGGVFGVPVTIVVPHGANPLKVAAMRANGATIVEHGNDYDDARVECERRAAASGTRYVHSGNEPYLIAGVATAALEVLTERPDIDVFIVPVGGGSGASGAALVAKTLRPEMTVIGVQAEGA
- a CDS encoding 3-hydroxyacyl-CoA dehydrogenase family protein; protein product: MERVGIVGFGQMGSGIAQVCAMAGLDVLAREIDQKFIEKGFSRIDGSLARVVKSGKITEDDAKKVRGRIKGTTALADFKDRDLVIEAVIEVMDAKKEVFEQLDRVCPPSTIFASNTSSLTIIEIAAATKRPDRFAGLHFFNPPVVMQLVEVVKAITTSDATVETLRAFVTRLGHTPVVCKDTPGFIVNRLMIPIMLEAIRALEQGVATAEDIDKAVKLGLRHPMGPFELIDYTGLDINLHVANTFFDEFRDPAWAPPPLLKRMVLAGHLGVKTGKGFYEYDENGKRKP
- a CDS encoding (2Fe-2S)-binding protein, with translation MPPFRGPDAVDISLTVNGQGATAHLAPQRSLLELLRGSLGLTGTKLVCNAGDCGACTVLVEDRPVYSCITLAVACEGKRVETIEGISKDGALHPVQEAFIEHDAYQCGFCTPGQVMSIVSLLRTTAKPTEDDVRRAVAGNLCRCGAYVNIVKAGMSAARRSK
- a CDS encoding xanthine dehydrogenase family protein molybdopterin-binding subunit, which codes for MAGLRVVKSRDEFEGEIFESLSIIQGSDLPPHAAAAEFDEIGKSRRRIDGVQRVTGRATYTHDVTLPGMLHARVLRSPYPRARVLAIDTKKAEALPGVRGVLHRFNSPKAAFRGEETIFREEVRFIGDEVAAVAADSVQTAVKALALIEVEYELLPHVTDLEEAITDGAPKLEEGGNVFEAGSLKRGEARPAFKNADAVVEGTYRTSTQMHNSLESHGAVAHWDGEILTVWESTQHVFGVREGLRAALLLPLSRIRVVCDYMGGGFGSKGGVGKYSIIASLFAKQLGRPVRCVLTRHEENLAAGNRSATLQKVKIAGKDGRITAIEHISWSNAGQGRWVANPTGPTNTLYDFANLTTKSYRVVTNAGSLSAFRAPGYVEGTFALEGAIDELAERMGVDPLTLRRRHAAAQKDPRTTKTYSLKRLLECYTIGAREIGWSKRRAGGTRGSAPHRRRGIGMGTQIWGGGGGPPAYATVHFNADGSVILRAGTQDIGTGTRTVLAQICAEELGVDVDRISVRIGDTEGPYGPISAGSLTLASVGPAVRLAARDAREQFLGAAAGVLEVRKTELRMERGHIVSKGARMPISEVSKKLENNTVIGKGSRWPNPESLSIKTFGAHFAQVEVDTLTGEIIVEKVVAVHDIGRIVNPMTAASQVQGGVIQALGFALMEERVVDRSLGRVMNADLEWYKIPTVLDVPEIVVRFTDRPDRRANNLGAKGLGEPPIIPTAAAVANAVANAIGVRLRHVPMTPARVLEALAVAR